Genomic segment of Nilaparvata lugens isolate BPH chromosome 6, ASM1435652v1, whole genome shotgun sequence:
GAAGTTGGACATGTCAGCTGCCATTTTTTCAGGTTTCATGACGTCGTTCATGTTTTGCATGGTTTTCGCCGTAGTTGACATCGCTTCTGCCAGTTTCATGTTTGCTCCCATTGCTTTGTTCTTTACGCCAATATTTTGCACCTACaacattcaataattcatttgttttcaattcgattcttgaattaatcaacagTTAAAACGGTTATTCATTTGTAGCATTAGTGGGTTTATGCTGGTCTGCTGGTGCTCTCGCGTTTTGTATTTTCTGTCAAAGAACTCCTGCCCGCTAGAGTTCTCATTGACCGCTGCGGTCCGTCAGCTAGTAGTGTGAACTCAGAACGCTAGACAAATCTCTGTGTGTAGCCTTAAGATTCATatagatttacgcgccgcgaacatgagcaattcactttaatcagctgatgccagtttttatatctgtatcttaccgtttctgtaaaaaaacAGATGATACAGTCAGctgataaaagtgaattgctctgttcgcggcgcgtatatcgtacgcaccttaaggaaTACTGAACGGGCGACTTGTACACACCAAGTCCAAGTTATGAAGTCAGCacttgattcattcattcattcctcAGTCGTATGGTCCGACGCCAACACCAGTACTGATTATcattggtgttactatccttgttgtcattagacaaagcagatggaccatgtagaaatattattaattactaataattcaatgtaaattgaaagagttcattgaaaaatatattttcttgacgaataaaatatgatgattattatttaaaaaaatcaacaaattaatattatatcggATATATTGGGGatgctatctactatagaagacAGTGGTAACGCAGAAAATCGGCAACATGTTGACCTATCTGTTCcactggcattataacgtggactacaCTACATTCGACAGAATAAAGAATGAACTGACTGACATTGTAGTCAACCATAGCTTTAGTTCGGACTTTCTTTCTTGGATTTAATAGAGTTTAAAACCTAAGGCttggcgcacaccagttagtcaagacaagacatgatcagacacgtttagtcacaatacttcacatagctgcttgtgacgcaactcacactaaatagtcattgcaattagacatgtcttcataagcaactatgtgaagtattgtgactaaacgtgtctgatcatgtcttgtcttgtcttgactaacggGTGTGcgcctatagtgagatccacgttataatgtcagtggataaagatagaagaataaccGATTCtgttcattaattaattatatttctacagtcaaaaacattattggcatcgttgtggatctagaaaaggatagtactaccggctttgtcgaatgatagacaaggatagcaaaatcagagttgatcaaataatgtcattataatgtggacctcactatagcctgaGTTTCAAAAGAGTTGGATCAGCTGGTGGTTTAAACTCTGAATACAACACATTATAATGAATGCGACCGTATCTTTATGAAATCAGCAGTCACCAGACCATtcttttctaattttttaattctctCAATCCTAGATTTTCGTTGAACTTGGAAAATGCATTTATAGTCCTTATATGCAATTATGGTGAACATGGTGCATTAGCCGACATTGCGACTGTGTTTGAAAAGCATTTGAAAACTAATCTAATTCTGAGGAATATTTCAATCCAATTTATACCTTGCTGCCAGCTGCAAACGTCCTGTTTTTCTGCTTCCTTAACTGAACTAATTGTTTGGCTAGAATTGTGTATCCTTCTTTGTTACCTTCTTTGACTAgtttttttatttccatttcctgggaaaagaaagaaaaatttaaTCTTTGTTTCAAATGGCAAATACATGGATAAATAAATGGCTGGTTCAGTATAGAAGTGGAGATTTGAATTGTTTCAAACCtattagaaattaataaaatgtaggTGAATGAaggaaaattatcaatataatagttaaaaaaaaatacttaatattttcttttcctcctttcCAACTGCTGACGATCCCTTCAATGTCTCTTCCCACTTTTCGAAGGGCTCGGTCATTTTCACGTTGTTGTctgtaattgaaaattgaatacttTGGTAAGATAAAGCATAAAATACATGGTGGAAGGGAGAAAATGGTATTACTCCTAAATAAGGATTACTTCATTGATGAAAACTAGTACTAGACCAATCATTATGATAAATAAGTTTAAGGttaaaaaattgttatgataattatgaataaaaatatcctATACGGTAGTTGAATTCAAGACTTTCTTGTCCCCCAAATAGGGACATGACAAGTGTGGGACGGCAGTAGGATATGAGATAAAGTGTAAGAACTTTCCAAAAGCCTgtagttgattgattgattgatgagtactttatttatgtagattacaatatatactggcttatacacttgtatacaaagcttacaatacagcaaagttatacatgaatttacataatatagactaagaaaataaactatgaactgtatattatatgaaaaagcaattgtaatataataactatagataataatcatatgttatgcatctacataaattggcggagctttggacatatcaatgtccattcttggaagattattaaaaatatcctcccactaactctctaccaaaacgttaatttcgttatttaaactaaggatttatttattaatggaaaattgtaaaagttttaatcaatatgaatattgaagagaaaaaataacagaaaattgataaagtaaaataattatataggtagataagatcaaataattgattaataaaatgaagtaggctgaaagtagatcagggttatcaaatttcagtaatatacagcagtatgcagtggataattgaaataacatgagttatataaaatatatatatatatatacaattcgttctatagcatggtttaaaggttatttggtggaatgggtgagggatggtgtcatgtgatcgttctagggccggacagttcagtcatttgttccaaaaatatgtttttttaaagtcaggttgaagctcgctcggctctcgatagacctgatagaaacaggaagtgtattccatgcacgacagggcactgactaagaaggattttgtgaaaatagggTTCGATGATTTGggatccttaaagtactttctccggttctagtatgtgaagcatcatcctcctaccttcagagacaaattgaaatcatctttaaaatagtcggataccgtatttcaagatatctctaacaagctgactattcgaaaaagcctctgatcgggaagcttcaatgttgaactagcaatgtgggctggggtgatatgatcatggcgtggcgttggagagagtagacgaaacgtagacaataattttggcaacgctgtagttatcattcagagtgacttgcatatcattaagaacagaattacaatacataaatgtgggaagatgagagattgaaccaataataatttaatgtttctaggagGTATCGTGc
This window contains:
- the LOC120351778 gene encoding charged multivesicular body protein 2b-like — translated: MEIKKLVKEGNKEGYTILAKQLVQLRKQKNRTFAAGSKVQNIGVKNKAMGANMKLAEAMSTTAKTMQNMNDVMKPEKMAADMSNFSKAAMKMDMTEEMINDTLDDILDEDGLEEESDHVVQQVLDEIGIEISGKVSEAPSAIKDRIGAPSKSRVPTDEEIEAQLAKLRAL